From a single Capsicum annuum cultivar UCD-10X-F1 chromosome 12, UCD10Xv1.1, whole genome shotgun sequence genomic region:
- the LOC107851329 gene encoding probable glucan 1,3-beta-glucosidase A isoform X1 — protein sequence MELIFCKWVSVFLFSCWLIFSVGHSVEGLHGNSRVRAVNLGGWLVVEGWIKPSLFEDIPNGDMLDGTQVQLKSVTLHKYISAQNGGGMNVSVDRDNPLEWETFKLWRVSESVFQFRTAQGQFLTCSGDGDTVFATAESPSDSETFYLERNFNNRIHIKLKNGTYIQASNDSVLTADFPGTPGWDDNPATFEMVIVGKLQGDYQLANGYGHDKAKAVLKKHRNSFITVDDFDFLYRHGINTVRIPVGWWIASDANPPAPFIGGSLEALDNAFSWAQAYNIKCIIDLHAAPGSQNGMEHSASKDGTVNWQKSPEHISQTLDAIEFLASRYAVHPALLGIELLNEPAAANVSLDILVPFYKQGYKIVRKYSSTAYVIFCQRIGDADPSELYQANLSSLNTVVDLHYYNLFNRYFDNLTSLANIQFINIVRQPQIQALNSANGPLVFVGEWVNEWNVTNGSLADYQDFGRVQLDVYNAASFGWSYWTLKCEKKHWDFEWSVRNNYLQLQSGMYVSNSPRKRISRVILLLGLACIWTFLH from the exons ATGGAACTCATTTTCTGTAAATGGGTTTCTGTTTTTCTATTCAGCTGTTGGCTTATCTTCTCTGTTGGACATTCAG TTGAGGGGTTACATGGAAATTCAAGAGTAAGAGCAGTGAACTTGGGTGGATGGTTAGTTGTAGAGGGGTGGATAAAGCCTTCTCTGTTTGAAGATATACCCAATGGAGATATGCTT GATGGGACACAGGTGCAATTGAAATCTGTGACACTGCATAAGTACATTTCGGCGCAGAATGGTGGAGGAATGAATGTGTCTGTGGATAGAGATAATCCATTAGAATGGGAAACATTCAAG TTGTGGAGGGTTTCCGagtcagtatttcagtttagaaCTGCTCAAGGGCAATTTCTGACGTGCAGTGGTGATGGAGATACGGTGTTTGCGACAGCAGAATCTCCGTCTGATTCAGAAACATTCTATCTCGAAAGAAACTTCAATAATAGAATTCACATCAAACTGAAGAATGGAACTTATATACAG GCCTCAAACGACAGTGTTCTCACAGCAGACTTTCCGGGGACGCCAGGTTGGGATGATAATCCAGCCACATTTGAGATGGTGATTGTGGGAAAGTTGCAAGGGGATTACCAGCTTGCTAATGGATATGGGCATGACAAGGCAAAAGCCGTTCTCAAG AAGCATAGGAATAGTTTTATCACTGTAGATGATTTCGATTTCTTGTACAGACACGGAATAAATACTGTCAGGATCCCTGTTGGTTGGTGGATAGCTTCCGATGCAAATCCTCCAGCTCCTTTTATTGGTGGgagtttagaagctcttgataATGCATTCTCATGGGCGCA AGCTTATAACATAAAATGCATAATCGACCTTCACGCTGCCCCTGGTTCCCAAAATGGAATGGAACATAGTGCTAGTAAGGATGGCACAGTAAACTGGCAGAAATCTCCCGAACACATCTCACAAACATTGGATGCTATTGAATTTTTAGCTTCCAg GTATGCCGTGCATCCTGCCTTGCTGGGAATCGAGCTTCTAAATGAGCCAGCTGCCGCAAATGTCTCACTGGATATTCTGGTGCCTTTTTATAAACAGGGATACAAAATTGTTCGAAAATATTCATCAACAGCTTACGTGATATTTTGCCAAAGAATCGGCGATGCAGATCCATCTGAACTTTATCAAGCTAACCTAAGCTCATTAAACACAGTAGTTGATTTGCACTACTACAATCTCTTTAACAGATACTTCGATAATCTGACCTCTTTGGCGAACATTCAATTTATAAACATAGTCAGACAACCTCAAATACAGGCTTTGAATAGTGCCAACGGACCATTGGTGTTTGTTG GTGAGTGGGTGAACGAATGGAACGTGACTAATGGTTCATTAGCAGATTACCAGGATTTCGGAAGAGTTCAGTTAGATGTATATAATGCAGCCTCTTTTGGATGGTCTTACTGGACACTGAAATGTGAAAAAAAGCACTGGGATTTCGAGTGGAGTGTTCGGAACAATTATCTTCAACTGCAATCAG GTATGTACGTAAGTAATTCACCAAGGAAGAGGATATCTAGAGTTATACTTTTGCTTGGATTGGCATGCATTTGGACCTTTCTGCATTAG
- the LOC107849631 gene encoding transcription factor bHLH96 translates to MALETVVFQQDPFNYSHKDCTNFYNLENFHDFDHFGFDHGYNWNSPNSSKAQPYHNNNNSSADKFTSSSIAQSYSTNTNTSADRFTSSSIAQSYNTNHNTSADRFTSSSIAQSYNNNNNSSPEACTGLFPMEYFHEESTMVSGRRKRRRTKCAKNKEEIENQRMTHIAVERNRRRQMNDYLAILRSLMPPSYAQRGDQASIVGGAINFVKELEQLLQFLEGHKQVTTKNQQYSQCNPFSDFFTFPQYSTGADQPLAAATTNEGSIMMEEIRRSAAADIEVTMVESHANVKVLSRRRPKQLLKIVNWLQAMCLTILHLSVTTADHMVLYTFSVKVEDNCQLNTVSEIASAVHEMVAMIKEEAMSC, encoded by the exons atggCTCTTGAAACTGTTGTTTTTCAACAAGATCCTTTCAATTATAGCCACAAAGATTGTACTAACTTTTACAATCTTgaaaattttcatgattttgatcATTTTGGCTTTGATCATGGGTATAATTGGAATTCACCAAATTCTTCAAAAGCACAACcctatcacaacaacaacaatagcagcGCTGACAAATTCACTAGTTCTTCGATAGCACAAAGCTATAGCACCAACACCAACACAAGTGCTGACAGATTCACTAGTTCTTCAATAGCACAAAGCTATAACACCAACCACAACACAAGTGCTGACAGATTCACTAGTTCTTCAATAGCACAaagctacaacaacaacaataattctTCGCCCGAAGCCTGCACCGGACTTTTTCCGATGGAATATTTTCATGAGGAGAGTACGATGGTCTCAGGGCGAAGAAAAAGGAGGAGGACAAAATGCGCGAAAAATAAAGAGGAGATAGAAAATCAAAGGATGACTCACATTGCCGTCGAGAGAAATCGTCGACGGCAAATGAACGATTACCTAGCCATACTCCGATCGTTGATGCCACCATCTTATGCTCAAAGg GGAGACCAAGCATCAATTGTTGGAGGCgcaattaattttgtaaaagaacTTGAACAACTCCTCCAATTTTTGGAAGGACATAAACAAGTTACAACAAAAAATCAGCAATATAGCCAGTGTAATCCATTCTCAGATTTTTTCACTTTCCCTCAGTATTCCACTGGGGCCGACCAGCCGCTGGCGGCCGCCACCACCAACGAGGGGTCGATAATGATGGAAGAGATCAGGCGGTCGGCAGCCGCCGACATCGAGGTGACCATGGTGGAAAGCCATGCTAACGTTAAGGTGTTATCAAGAAGAAGACCAAAACAATTGTTGAAAATTGTTAATTGGTTACAAGCTATGTGCCTTACTATACTTCACCTTAGTGTTACAACTGCTGATCATATGGTACTTTACACATTTAGTGTCAAG GTGGAAGACAATTGTCAGCTAAACACAGTGAGTGAGATAGCAAGTGCTGTACATGAAATGGTGGCCATGATTAAGGAGGAGGCTATGTCTTGTTGA
- the LOC107849633 gene encoding protein MIZU-KUSSEI 1: protein MISSYPTTTTAATATITTVDCEKQVRSWRLLRSLVELLIPSCYCTFDEPTEHVLNKKSILSSFNYHRSSFSSNTSNITGTIFGYRKGKVNFCIQTNPNSSTPLLLLELAVSTSTLAREMRGGVLRIALESSDEGTCGSGNENSSLLSTPIWTMYCNGKKVGFAVKKKPMKSDLLVLKQMESVVVGAGTIHGKEINRDDDIMYLRGKFERVQGSSDSESFHLIDPECSMGQQLSIFLLRSRSS, encoded by the coding sequence atgaTCAGCTCAtaccccaccaccaccaccgccGCCACCGCCACGATCACCACCGTTGATTGCGAGAAACAAGTCCGGTCGTGGCGGCTCCTCCGCTCTCTAGTTGAGTTACTCATCCCGAGTTGTTACTGTACTTTTGATGAACCTACAGAACATGTCCTGAATAAAAAATCCATCTTGTCATCCTTTAATTATCATAGGTCATCATTTTCATCGAACACATCGAATATTACGGGTACTATATTCGGATATCGTAAAGGAAAAGTCAATTTTTGTATCCAAACAAACCCTAATTCCTCTACCCCGCTTCTTCTCCTTGAACTTGCGGTTTCCACTTCTACCCTCGCACGCGAAATGCGTGGAGGGGTACTAAGAATAGCACTAGAAAGTTCCGATGAGGGTACTTGCGGAAGTGGAAATGAAAATTCTTCCCTTCTGTCCACGCCTATATGGACGATGTATTGTAATGGGAAGAAAGTAGGGTTTGCGGTGAAGAAAAAACCTATGAAATCCGATTTGCTAGTGTTGAAGCAAATGGAAAGTGTAGTTGTGGGTGCGGGCACTATTCATGGTAAAGAAATTAATCGCGATGATGATATAATGTATCTCAGAGGAAAATTCGAGAGGGTTCAAGGATCTTCTGACTCAGAGTCTTTTCATTTGATCGATCCTGAATGTAGTATGGGGCAACAATTGAGCATTTTCCTTCTCCGCTCTCGTTCTAGCTGA
- the LOC107851329 gene encoding probable glucan 1,3-beta-glucosidase A isoform X2 → MLDGTQVQLKSVTLHKYISAQNGGGMNVSVDRDNPLEWETFKLWRVSESVFQFRTAQGQFLTCSGDGDTVFATAESPSDSETFYLERNFNNRIHIKLKNGTYIQASNDSVLTADFPGTPGWDDNPATFEMVIVGKLQGDYQLANGYGHDKAKAVLKKHRNSFITVDDFDFLYRHGINTVRIPVGWWIASDANPPAPFIGGSLEALDNAFSWAQAYNIKCIIDLHAAPGSQNGMEHSASKDGTVNWQKSPEHISQTLDAIEFLASRYAVHPALLGIELLNEPAAANVSLDILVPFYKQGYKIVRKYSSTAYVIFCQRIGDADPSELYQANLSSLNTVVDLHYYNLFNRYFDNLTSLANIQFINIVRQPQIQALNSANGPLVFVGEWVNEWNVTNGSLADYQDFGRVQLDVYNAASFGWSYWTLKCEKKHWDFEWSVRNNYLQLQSGMYVSNSPRKRISRVILLLGLACIWTFLH, encoded by the exons ATGCTT GATGGGACACAGGTGCAATTGAAATCTGTGACACTGCATAAGTACATTTCGGCGCAGAATGGTGGAGGAATGAATGTGTCTGTGGATAGAGATAATCCATTAGAATGGGAAACATTCAAG TTGTGGAGGGTTTCCGagtcagtatttcagtttagaaCTGCTCAAGGGCAATTTCTGACGTGCAGTGGTGATGGAGATACGGTGTTTGCGACAGCAGAATCTCCGTCTGATTCAGAAACATTCTATCTCGAAAGAAACTTCAATAATAGAATTCACATCAAACTGAAGAATGGAACTTATATACAG GCCTCAAACGACAGTGTTCTCACAGCAGACTTTCCGGGGACGCCAGGTTGGGATGATAATCCAGCCACATTTGAGATGGTGATTGTGGGAAAGTTGCAAGGGGATTACCAGCTTGCTAATGGATATGGGCATGACAAGGCAAAAGCCGTTCTCAAG AAGCATAGGAATAGTTTTATCACTGTAGATGATTTCGATTTCTTGTACAGACACGGAATAAATACTGTCAGGATCCCTGTTGGTTGGTGGATAGCTTCCGATGCAAATCCTCCAGCTCCTTTTATTGGTGGgagtttagaagctcttgataATGCATTCTCATGGGCGCA AGCTTATAACATAAAATGCATAATCGACCTTCACGCTGCCCCTGGTTCCCAAAATGGAATGGAACATAGTGCTAGTAAGGATGGCACAGTAAACTGGCAGAAATCTCCCGAACACATCTCACAAACATTGGATGCTATTGAATTTTTAGCTTCCAg GTATGCCGTGCATCCTGCCTTGCTGGGAATCGAGCTTCTAAATGAGCCAGCTGCCGCAAATGTCTCACTGGATATTCTGGTGCCTTTTTATAAACAGGGATACAAAATTGTTCGAAAATATTCATCAACAGCTTACGTGATATTTTGCCAAAGAATCGGCGATGCAGATCCATCTGAACTTTATCAAGCTAACCTAAGCTCATTAAACACAGTAGTTGATTTGCACTACTACAATCTCTTTAACAGATACTTCGATAATCTGACCTCTTTGGCGAACATTCAATTTATAAACATAGTCAGACAACCTCAAATACAGGCTTTGAATAGTGCCAACGGACCATTGGTGTTTGTTG GTGAGTGGGTGAACGAATGGAACGTGACTAATGGTTCATTAGCAGATTACCAGGATTTCGGAAGAGTTCAGTTAGATGTATATAATGCAGCCTCTTTTGGATGGTCTTACTGGACACTGAAATGTGAAAAAAAGCACTGGGATTTCGAGTGGAGTGTTCGGAACAATTATCTTCAACTGCAATCAG GTATGTACGTAAGTAATTCACCAAGGAAGAGGATATCTAGAGTTATACTTTTGCTTGGATTGGCATGCATTTGGACCTTTCTGCATTAG
- the LOC107851329 gene encoding probable glucan 1,3-beta-glucosidase A isoform X3, giving the protein MNVSVDRDNPLEWETFKLWRVSESVFQFRTAQGQFLTCSGDGDTVFATAESPSDSETFYLERNFNNRIHIKLKNGTYIQASNDSVLTADFPGTPGWDDNPATFEMVIVGKLQGDYQLANGYGHDKAKAVLKKHRNSFITVDDFDFLYRHGINTVRIPVGWWIASDANPPAPFIGGSLEALDNAFSWAQAYNIKCIIDLHAAPGSQNGMEHSASKDGTVNWQKSPEHISQTLDAIEFLASRYAVHPALLGIELLNEPAAANVSLDILVPFYKQGYKIVRKYSSTAYVIFCQRIGDADPSELYQANLSSLNTVVDLHYYNLFNRYFDNLTSLANIQFINIVRQPQIQALNSANGPLVFVGEWVNEWNVTNGSLADYQDFGRVQLDVYNAASFGWSYWTLKCEKKHWDFEWSVRNNYLQLQSGMYVSNSPRKRISRVILLLGLACIWTFLH; this is encoded by the exons ATGAATGTGTCTGTGGATAGAGATAATCCATTAGAATGGGAAACATTCAAG TTGTGGAGGGTTTCCGagtcagtatttcagtttagaaCTGCTCAAGGGCAATTTCTGACGTGCAGTGGTGATGGAGATACGGTGTTTGCGACAGCAGAATCTCCGTCTGATTCAGAAACATTCTATCTCGAAAGAAACTTCAATAATAGAATTCACATCAAACTGAAGAATGGAACTTATATACAG GCCTCAAACGACAGTGTTCTCACAGCAGACTTTCCGGGGACGCCAGGTTGGGATGATAATCCAGCCACATTTGAGATGGTGATTGTGGGAAAGTTGCAAGGGGATTACCAGCTTGCTAATGGATATGGGCATGACAAGGCAAAAGCCGTTCTCAAG AAGCATAGGAATAGTTTTATCACTGTAGATGATTTCGATTTCTTGTACAGACACGGAATAAATACTGTCAGGATCCCTGTTGGTTGGTGGATAGCTTCCGATGCAAATCCTCCAGCTCCTTTTATTGGTGGgagtttagaagctcttgataATGCATTCTCATGGGCGCA AGCTTATAACATAAAATGCATAATCGACCTTCACGCTGCCCCTGGTTCCCAAAATGGAATGGAACATAGTGCTAGTAAGGATGGCACAGTAAACTGGCAGAAATCTCCCGAACACATCTCACAAACATTGGATGCTATTGAATTTTTAGCTTCCAg GTATGCCGTGCATCCTGCCTTGCTGGGAATCGAGCTTCTAAATGAGCCAGCTGCCGCAAATGTCTCACTGGATATTCTGGTGCCTTTTTATAAACAGGGATACAAAATTGTTCGAAAATATTCATCAACAGCTTACGTGATATTTTGCCAAAGAATCGGCGATGCAGATCCATCTGAACTTTATCAAGCTAACCTAAGCTCATTAAACACAGTAGTTGATTTGCACTACTACAATCTCTTTAACAGATACTTCGATAATCTGACCTCTTTGGCGAACATTCAATTTATAAACATAGTCAGACAACCTCAAATACAGGCTTTGAATAGTGCCAACGGACCATTGGTGTTTGTTG GTGAGTGGGTGAACGAATGGAACGTGACTAATGGTTCATTAGCAGATTACCAGGATTTCGGAAGAGTTCAGTTAGATGTATATAATGCAGCCTCTTTTGGATGGTCTTACTGGACACTGAAATGTGAAAAAAAGCACTGGGATTTCGAGTGGAGTGTTCGGAACAATTATCTTCAACTGCAATCAG GTATGTACGTAAGTAATTCACCAAGGAAGAGGATATCTAGAGTTATACTTTTGCTTGGATTGGCATGCATTTGGACCTTTCTGCATTAG